The Besnoitia besnoiti strain Bb-Ger1 chromosome Unknown contig00014, whole genome shotgun sequence genome contains a region encoding:
- a CDS encoding HMG (high mobility group) box domain-containing protein (encoded by transcript BESB_025140), translating to MAPKKTIVKKTKAKKDPNAPKRPLSAFIFFSKDKREEIIRKNPELKSKLAEVGKMVGEAWGKLSDAQKKPYESKAVADKARYEREMIAYKKGGK from the coding sequence ATGGCGCCCAAGAAGACCATCGTCAAAAAGAccaaggcgaagaaggaccCCAATGCGCCTAAGCGGCCATTGAGCGCTTTTATTTTCTTCTCCAAGGACAAGCGTGAGGAGATCATTCGCAAGAACCCCGAGCTCAAGTCCAAGCTGGCTGAGGTTGGGAAGATGGTCGGGGAGGCGTGGGGGAAGCTCtcagacgcgcagaagaagccgtACGAGTCcaaggcggtcgcggacAAGGCACGTTATGAGAGGGAAATGATTGCGTACAAGAAGGGCGGCAAATAA
- a CDS encoding WD domain, G-beta repeat-containing protein (encoded by transcript BESB_025170) — translation MAAVASAFAGRASCPPTANLVDTSPFTLQASFSPAAGGASPPFLQHVVCNSTASRLCVSSSSKSVLFFDSFTFQQTLQLPQAHAAQITNLSFFSASPDLLASSSQDGTVRLWDCRVASTAPSAGSASAACVRTIRLAPAGSTDAEVWTVSLNSADRLLATNLKQAFFLFDLRATGPAEATDTAPVVAAPSPAGGSKKKRGKGRQEANVQHALARVEAHSDTITSLIFHPTIDHLLFSGGEDQLVCVYDLRRGSWHSATAGASPPAPRRATGHGPDEPNEPDEPDEEEDRLMVSCFSHERPVKKVSVLGPEDDCLCVTSPMEDIALWQLRGLSAQFAAGARGGAGDMEVDEEYAQRWEIAKKADWTQLRNHPSLVVEESSGGCIVESFYEQASGRLFLLAGSVRGDLLLFHANLDELLPAAQFVVPQGHAGHNGLVRDATTIPSCSFPSPLASPSPSSSCLLVTCGEDGRLCAWKQEPASGNSPFACVRQKQLNIRNHRWPQGDRCGEKQKLAQGRCAPY, via the exons ATGGCAGCGGTTGCATCTGCGTTCGCGGGGCGGGCCTCTTGCCCGCCCACTGCGAACCTCGTGGACACTTCGCCCTTCACGTTGCaggcctctttttctcctgcGGCCGGGggagcgtctccgccctttTTGCAGCACGTCGTTTGCAACAGCACCGCGTCGCGTCTGTGCGTCTCAAGTTCCTCCAAGTCTGTCTTGTTTTTTGACTCGTTCACGTTCCAGCAGACCTTGCAGCTGCCTCAGGCCCACGCCGCGCAAATCACCAAcctctcgttcttctccgcgtcgccagacctgctcgcctcttcgtcgcagGACGGCACCGTGCGGCTGTGGGACTGTCGCGTCGCCTCTactgcgccctctgcgggctcggcctccgccgcctgcgtgcggACGATTCGCCTTGCGCCCGCCGGCAGCACCGACGCGGAGGTATGGACCGTGTCCCTGAACAGCGCCGACCGTCTCCTGGCGACCAACTTGAAGCAAGCTTTTTTCCTCTTTGACCTGCGCGCGACCGGACCCGCCGAGGCGACAGACACGGCGCCTgttgtcgccgcgccctcgccggccggcggctcgaagaagaagcgcggaaAAGGCAGACAGGAGGCGAACGTGCAgcacgccctcgcgcgcgtcgaagCCCATTCTGATACCATCACCTCGCTCATCTTCCACCCGACAATTGACCATCTGCTCTTCTCTGGCGGCGAAGACCAACTCGTCTGCGTCTAcgacctccgccgcggcagctggcACTCCGCCACTgctggcgcttctccgcccgcgccgcgccgcgcaacGGGCCACGGGCCCGACGAGCCCAACGAGCCCGACGAGcccgacgaagaggaggaccgGCTGATGGTGTCGTGCTTCTCGCACGAGCGGCCGGTGAAGAAGGTCTCGGTGCTGGGCCCGGAGGACGACTGTCTCTGCGTGACGAGTCCGATGGAAGACATCGCGCTGTGGCAGCTGAGGGGCCTTTCGGCGCAgttcgcggcgggcgcccgggggggcgcaggcgacatGGAGGTCGACGAGGAGTACGCGCAGCGCTGGGAGATCGCCAAGAAGGCGGACTGGACTCAGCTGCGCAATCACCCGTCTCTCGTCGTCGAAGAAAGTAGTGGCGGTTGCATCGTCGAGAGCTTCTACGAGCAAGCCTCGGGGCgactcttcctcctcgcag GCAGCGTTCGCGGCGACTTGCTCCTCTTCCACGCGAACCTCGACGAGCTCCTCCCCGCTGCGCAATTCGTCGTCCCCCAGGGCCACGCTGGCCATAACGGCCTCGTCAG agacgcgacgaCGATTCCCTCCTGTTCGTTCCCTTCTCccctcgcctctccgtccCCATCTTCGTCGTGCCTCCTCGTCAcctgcggcgaagacgggCGGCTGTGCGCGTGGAAGCAGGAGCCT gcgagcggcaACTCTCCCTTCGCGTGCGTGAGACAGAAGCAGCTAAACATTCGAAATCACCGCTGGCCGCAAGGCGACCGATGCGGTGAGAAGCAAAAACTCGCCCAGGGCCGATGCGCTCCTTACTAG
- a CDS encoding uncharacterized protein (encoded by transcript BESB_025160) yields MTKQPRKDPPSGKYALVSEVSGLAKAITLCKRRPSQAPCKSPAIARFPLPSSEPCQSQCGALRRRRRLSAAGLHLRRFFPLCLATVCFVFAGTLPSLVSVAHGDGLPFLPEDRRNPLALVTPGAPPTADVNYESRKDGAEASPRLKRWQIPNKRESTSRDEPQVTLNPTSNGARRLSTETGHEEATNASAWDMSSLPPFQAETPRSPASRSTFASWSSTGPLSVVYGSVLSSSLGSLIPGMEAREEELRRGRIRAQGFILSEPAALQINPKEAAEQLNRAKQTATAIAMRHEQAHLRAETDASGSRTVREDESGGTNGGEKRSTFAQKQDEESEADEGSSGATQPTEEEPHLPWFERPFMSLAASAAQAALAAAAAAVRGELSLGTDDLSAPPSPVTPSLSSASWGGNGEKAAGPSRPGPGSASTLETVNEKVEEVLHHVVDMLTGGSRSRSSSGAPSHPPKPASALGAERTSGGAPHAGNALASVERNSDTKKRHDEGEVSRTRSDDDADENDVKVMDETSMTAEKAVQSPSASDQTITPSEAAPPSFTRASSPDASKDHSSVIPAEEDAVIDTDGEELLQRAHDLTKAVAEEPSNRRRTKRTSSSTDAGRRRGPKEGHNTAEEAASRHKYASSSRSSESWLGSKIFAEAPSERTQTPERQAGGPSSRLPRGERRLPDSSPERPEKDALRQAGEALRDDFPVWKGGGAAAFRVLSRHGVKTLNALAPASNKTAPNASPDEAESREARRALSGRNSRDPPADGSTERGRQIDRPDRKHGPRGVGDASGTITLPEEETKRRRDSSSSWTSAEGATD; encoded by the coding sequence ATGACGAAGCAACCACGCAAGGATCCTCCATCGGGGAAATATGCGCTTGTCAGTGAAGTTTCAGGACTCGCAAAGGCGATCACTTTATGCAAGCGCCGCCCTTCGCAGGCACCGTGCAAATCTCCCGCTATCGCACGCTTCCCGCTACCTTCTAGTGAACCTTGTCAGTCTCAATGTGGAGcactgcgccggcggcgccggcttTCCGCCGCTGGGCTGCATTTACGAAGGTTTTTTCCTCTTTGCCTCGCTACTGTATGCTTCGTTTTTGCGGGAACTCTCCCCTCCCTTGTGTCTGTTGCTCACGGTGATGGGCTCCCTTTCCTGCCTGAAGACCGGCGAAATCCTCTAGCGCTAGTCActccaggcgcgccgccgactgcAGACGTCAACTATGAGTCGAGGAAAGACGGTGCAGAGGCGAGTCCTCGGCTCAAGAGGTGGCAAATTCCAAACAAAAGAGAGTCCACGAGCCGTGACGAGCCTCAGGTCACCCTAAATCCAACGTCAaatggcgctcgccgcctctccaccGAGACTGGCCACGAGGAGGCCACGAATGCCTCTGCCTGGGATATGTCTTCTCTGCCGCCTTTCCAGGCAGAaactcctcgctctccggcgtcgcgcagcacaTTTGCCTCTTGGTCGTCTACCGGGCCTCTGAGCGTCGTGTATGGCAGTGTCCTATCCTCTTCTCTGGGCTCGTTGATCCCAGGCATGgaagcgagggaggaggagtTGCGTCGAGGTCGCATCCGGGCTCAGGGTTTCATTCTTTCAGAGCCAGCTGCGCTCCAAATCAACCCGAAAGAAGCAGCCGAGCAGTTGAACCGTGCCAAGCAGACCGCTACAGCCATTGCCATGCGACATGAGCAGGCACACCTCCGTGCCgagacagacgcgagcggcagcagaaCCGTTAGAGAAGACGAGTCTGGCGGGACGAATGggggagaaaagagaagcacATTTGCTCAGAAGCAGGATGAAGAGAGTGAAGCCGACGAAGGATCTAGCGGCGCCACCCAACCCACCGAAGAGGAGCCTCACCTCCCGTGGTTCGAGAGGCCCTTCATGTCgctcgcagcctctgcagctcaGGCAGCTcttgcagcagctgctgccgcggtaCGTGGCGAACTGAGCTTGGGAACTGACGACCTCTCTGCGCCACCCAGTCCTGTGACTCCTAGTTTGTCGAGTGCTTCGTGGGGCGGAAATGGAGAAAAAGCCGCGGGTCCGAGCAGGCCAGGGCCTGGCTCAGCTTCGACCCTCGAAACTGTCAACGAGAAAGTGGAGGAGGTGCTCCACCACGTAGTGGACATGTTGacgggcggctcgcgcagccgcagcagttCGGGGGCACCCAGCCATCCGCCCAAACCGGCTTCTGCGCTCGGGGCGGAGCGAACGTCTGGCGGCGCCCCGCACGCTGGGAATgcgctcgcgtctgtcgAACGGAACTCCGACACAAAAAAGCGACACGACGAAGGAGAGGTTTCGCGAACCCGGAGTGACGACGATGCAGATGAGAATGACGTCAAAGTCATGGACGAGACGTCCATGACTGCAGAAAAGGCCGTTCAAAGTCCCAGCGCCAGCGACCAGACCATCACGCCGAGTGAGGCGGCTCCGCCTTCGTTCACTCGGGCCTCCTCCCCTGACGCGAGCAAGGATCACTCGAGTGTAATaccggcggaggaagacgctgTAATTGACACGGATGGCGAGGAACTCCTGCAGCGTGCACACGATCTCACAAAAGCCGTGGCGGAGGAGCCTTCCAACCGGAGACGCACGAAGCGCACCAGCAGCTCGACAGACGCGGGTCGTCGACGGGGACCAAAAGAAGGACACAACACGGCTGAGGAGGCAGCCTCCAGGCACAAGtatgcctcctcctcgcgttccAGCGAAAGCTGGCTGGGCAGCAAGATCTTTGCGGAAGCGCCAAGCGAGCGAACCCAAACTCCTGAGAGACAAGCGGGTGGCCCTTCAAgtcggctgccgcggggggagaggcgcctTCCTGACTCAAGCCCCGAGAGGCCTGAGAAAGACGCACTGCGCCAGGCTGGCGAGGCCCTGCGCGATGACTTTCCCGTCTGGAAGGGAGGCGGGGCAGCGGCGTTTCGTGTCCTGAGTCGTCATGGCGTGAAAACTTTGAACGCGTTGGCCCCGGCGTCGAACAAAACGGCTCCCAATGCATCTCCCGACGAAGCCGAGAGCCGTGAAGCGCGTCGGGCTCTGAGCGGAAGGAACAGCAGAGATCCTCCGGCAGACGGCTCGACCGAGCGCGGACGACAAATTGACAGGCCGGACAGGAAACACGGACCGCGCGGGGTTGGTGACGCATCCGGCACCATCACTCTTCCAGAAGAAGAAACCAAGCGACGTCGAGACTCTTCCAGTTCCTGGACGAGTGCGGAAGGCGCCACCGATTAA
- a CDS encoding uncharacterized protein (encoded by transcript BESB_025150) produces the protein MEVMETSEANAPLQEPLATGSATSQPAASAATRGKAIAAVSPSQLKQEGEEGELDGASVSSPGSPDATSGAHSASAVAAAAAVSSAEQLRELDWHKIPRESPTVNLVAPLFNDLLGQCGSAPHTPTLDQQRMATSSARTSSAGARTVFVQSLEPHGGLAAPASFVAGEGMPQTAYSELWKPPGKTLARLDKAPAVHSAPREQALGGAGVGAAPGTAVPVFGLEAARHELPTRHLSIHFPHRLTPLGGSTQRKTLLGAAFRRLSLRPMYHLCGESWGSAQSCPSARCFLRIPPSQPSAVLTLQV, from the coding sequence ATGGAGGTTATGGAGACCTCTGAGGCAAACGCGCCTCTTCAGGAGCCGCTTGCCACGGGTTCGGCAACATCCCAgcctgccgccagcgccgcaaCACGCGGCAAGGCGATCGCTGCGgtgtcgccttcgcagctgaaacaagaaggcgaggaaggagaactGGACGGTGCAAGCGTATCTTCCCCTGGCTCACCCGATGCGACGTCTGGCGCACATTCTGCATCCGCCgtagctgctgcggccgctgtctcttccgcAGAGCAACTTCGCGAGTTGGATTGGCACAAAATTCCTCGGGAAAGCCCCACGGTCAACCTGGTAGCACCGTTATTCAATGACCTGCTCGGACAATGCGGCAGCGCTCCACACACGCCTACTCTGGATCAACAGCGGATGGCCACtagcagcgcgcggacgtCGTCAGCAGGAGCGCGTACCGTCTTCGTGCAATCGCTCGAGCCCCACGGTGGCCTCGCTGCACCTGCATCTTTTGTGGCGGGCGAGGGAATGCCGCAGACTGCATACTCGGAATTATGGAAACCTCCAGGGAAGACGCTTGCGCGACTCGACAAAGCGCCAGCCGTCCACAGTGCACCAAGGGAGCAGGCGTTGGGGGGCGCTGGCGTCGGAGCAGCCCCCGGGACCGCCGTTCCAGTCTTCGGGCTTGAAGCTGCCAGACACGAGTTGCCCACACGGCACCTCTCAATCCACTTTCCTCACCGCCTTACTCCATTGGGGGGAagcacgcagaggaagacgctgCTGGGggcggccttccgccgcctctccctgcgtcCCATGTACCACCTCTGCGGCGAGTCGTGGGGCTCCGCACAGAGTTGCCCGTCGGCCCGGTGCTTCCTCCGCATCCCGCCGTCTCAGCCCTCCGCAGTGTTGACGCTACAAGTCTGA
- a CDS encoding uncharacterized protein (encoded by transcript BESB_025130) translates to MLSILKNELVTEASKKDVLIRKAELDWFTRNYWIIATQATVVAGFSFQQLASPPPEEATAWSALFHITLTSLSFILALYVIVCCTFSCILAPGLALRGANGFQSVHNAIRYLRKQQDRILWCFMVSLACFVLSSFMIVHVFGRRQRLAVRIETALLFVALAIAFMAARAIMLFQHGSAARSGINTIEENYGKVGDIDAMVGGAFQAAY, encoded by the exons ATGTTGTCAATTCTAAAGAACGAGCTGGTCACCGAGGCCAGCAAGAAAGACGTGCTGATCCGGAAGGCCGAGCTCGACTGGTTTACCCGGAACTACTGGATCATTGCAACGCAAGCGACCGTCGTGGCTGGTTTTTCCTTCCAACAGCTCGCGAGCCCTCCACCAGAAGAAGCAACTGCGTGGTCGGCCTTGTTCCACATTACTCTGACAAGTCTCAGCTTCATTCTCGCTCTCTACGTTATCGTCTGTTGTACCTTCTCTTGCATCCTGGCCCCAG GGCTCGCCCTGCGAGGGGCAAACGGCTTCCAGTCGGTGCATAACGCTATCCGATATTTAAGGAAACAGCAGGATCGAATCCTGTGGTGTTTCATGGTTTCCCTCGCTTGCTTTGTTCTATCGAGTTTCATGATTGTGCACGTCTTCGGTCGCCGTCAAAGGCTTGCCGTCCGTATCGAGACAGCCCTGCTCTTTGTCGCACTCGCCATCGCGTTCATGGCAGCGCGGGCCATCATGCTGTTCCAGCACGGCAG TGCGGCCAGAAGCGGAATCAACACGATCGAAGAAAACTACGGGAAGGTCGGTGACATCGACGCGATGGTCGGTGGTGCTTTCCAGGCGGCATATTAG